A region from the Desulfovibrio aminophilus genome encodes:
- a CDS encoding helix-turn-helix transcriptional regulator — protein MGMKLSCCVRGSDCADSEVFYQAESRPPAWEGCCLSLRPGLTLAVSRLDGDGGAGFDFEIEAPPMHFGFVVAGRNRCTYRNGRFRGQEHLLETGSNSILCLPKTAGRIACDPRSGACVLAVIAAPSFLEGYFAGCMGQVPAQLCDILEGRPDQMLWRGRPGPAKAALVRRVMGCLEPGPMRRLRLESMVLELVARQLEEYCADDGRPASPLRISRGDVDRLHEARRILLQDLENPPTLGALARASGLSDKKLKYGFREVFGTSVYEYFRSHRLELARELLADDRMSVSEVAYRVGYLNLSHFSQAFRSRYGTNPSDYSRACGR, from the coding sequence ATGGGCATGAAACTCTCCTGCTGCGTGCGCGGCAGCGATTGCGCGGATTCCGAAGTGTTCTACCAGGCGGAGAGTCGCCCGCCCGCCTGGGAGGGCTGCTGCCTGAGCCTGCGACCCGGCTTGACCCTGGCCGTGTCGCGCCTGGACGGCGACGGTGGAGCCGGTTTCGACTTTGAGATCGAGGCCCCGCCGATGCACTTCGGCTTCGTGGTTGCGGGCCGCAACCGCTGCACGTATCGCAACGGCAGGTTCCGGGGCCAGGAACATCTTCTGGAAACGGGCAGCAACAGCATCCTCTGTCTGCCCAAGACCGCCGGACGCATTGCCTGCGATCCCCGCTCGGGCGCCTGCGTTCTGGCCGTCATTGCCGCTCCCTCCTTTCTGGAGGGCTATTTTGCCGGATGCATGGGCCAGGTTCCGGCCCAACTGTGCGACATTCTGGAGGGGCGGCCGGACCAGATGCTTTGGCGCGGCCGCCCCGGTCCCGCCAAGGCCGCCCTGGTGCGCCGGGTCATGGGCTGTCTCGAACCAGGGCCCATGCGCCGACTCAGACTGGAAAGCATGGTCCTGGAGCTTGTGGCGCGGCAATTGGAGGAATACTGCGCCGATGACGGTCGTCCGGCATCGCCCTTGCGCATCAGCAGGGGCGACGTGGACAGGCTCCACGAGGCCCGCAGAATCCTGCTCCAGGACTTGGAGAACCCGCCGACCCTGGGCGCCCTGGCGCGGGCCTCGGGCCTGAGCGACAAGAAATTGAAGTACGGCTTCCGCGAGGTCTTCGGGACGTCGGTCTACGAGTATTTCCGGAGTCACCGCCTGGAATTGGCGCGCGAGCTTCTCGCCGACGACAGAATGTCCGTGAGCGAGGTGGCCTACCGGGTGGGCTACCTCAACCTGAGCCATTTCAGCCAGGCCTTCCGTTCCCGCTACGGGACCAACCCCAGCGACTACTCCCGCGCGTGCGGCCGCTGA
- a CDS encoding AraC family transcriptional regulator, giving the protein MDLIVILILIIKIIKRRVHPIMNRSGAACEPRDAVISPDMLRSWGREIFDGVTLYAVNLPRGRAVNGDFRAPRNSLEFGYVLSGKGRIQGLGRRRDQRFEMTGNRMALRHPPGARGHFQTSPEEDLALLGLEFTPEAAERLLPRVLPQPTERALTSAAMSAHERSLAWQLLDVDACADFGPLYRQGLVLQLLAVSARRLGDGGAGGAGSRPLGRPERQKVLAARDLLDARLESPVDIEDMAREVGLSPARLKAGFQIVTGHTPFRYLHEQKMHHARQLLLLEGCSVSEAAWRIGYTNVSHFGAAFRRRFGLLPGELLGRSSTGDRTGAWA; this is encoded by the coding sequence ATGGACTTGATTGTTATTTTGATTTTGATTATCAAAATCATCAAAAGGAGGGTTCATCCCATCATGAACAGAAGCGGAGCCGCCTGCGAGCCCCGAGATGCGGTCATATCCCCCGACATGCTCCGCAGTTGGGGCAGGGAGATTTTCGACGGAGTCACCCTGTACGCCGTGAACCTGCCGCGGGGTCGCGCCGTGAACGGTGACTTCCGCGCTCCCCGGAACTCTCTGGAGTTCGGCTATGTGCTGAGCGGCAAGGGAAGGATCCAGGGGCTCGGAAGACGGCGCGACCAGCGTTTCGAAATGACCGGAAACCGCATGGCCCTGCGGCACCCGCCCGGTGCCCGGGGGCACTTCCAGACCTCGCCCGAGGAGGATCTGGCCTTGCTTGGGCTGGAATTTACGCCCGAGGCGGCGGAGCGCCTGCTGCCGCGGGTCCTGCCCCAGCCGACGGAGCGGGCGCTGACCTCTGCGGCGATGTCGGCCCACGAGCGCAGCCTGGCTTGGCAACTCCTGGACGTCGATGCCTGCGCGGATTTCGGCCCGCTTTACCGCCAGGGCTTGGTTCTGCAGCTTCTGGCCGTGAGCGCGCGCCGTCTAGGGGACGGCGGAGCGGGAGGGGCCGGTTCACGGCCGCTGGGACGCCCGGAACGGCAAAAGGTGCTGGCCGCCCGCGATCTGCTGGACGCCCGCCTGGAGTCTCCGGTGGACATCGAGGACATGGCCAGGGAGGTGGGGCTCTCTCCCGCGCGGCTCAAGGCTGGTTTTCAGATCGTGACCGGACACACCCCGTTCCGCTATCTGCATGAGCAGAAGATGCACCATGCCCGGCAGCTTCTGCTGCTTGAAGGCTGTTCGGTGAGTGAGGCGGCCTGGCGCATCGGCTACACCAACGTGAGTCACTTCGGCGCGGCGTTTCGGCGGCGTTTCGGCCTGCTACCTGGTGAACTTCTGGGACGTTCCTCGACCGGGGATCGGACGGGCGCATGGGCATGA
- a CDS encoding isoprenylcysteine carboxylmethyltransferase family protein — protein sequence MNKCKTLITSILLVAFATAVPLVSWSMGGGDLSAFAREPARLLLVFVNAPFFFAAPLAARRIGNVASKGDRQEHMRRQDWMVPLSTALSLALAVLSPWSDAAGVWTLPGGAALRWIGLGIYTIGGVLMVWAPLHLGALFSIRVTIQESHHLVTDGPYTLLRHPRYAGCVYWGLALPLVFLSLPGLIAALLYSLTFVWRIRDEELLLAEHFGDAWRSYARRTKRLIPYVL from the coding sequence ATGAACAAATGCAAAACCCTGATCACGTCCATCCTGCTCGTGGCCTTCGCCACGGCCGTGCCGCTCGTGTCCTGGTCCATGGGCGGCGGCGATTTATCCGCCTTCGCGCGGGAACCCGCGCGGCTTCTGCTGGTCTTCGTCAACGCGCCGTTCTTCTTCGCCGCGCCCCTGGCCGCCCGGCGCATCGGAAACGTCGCCTCCAAGGGAGACAGGCAAGAACACATGCGGCGGCAGGACTGGATGGTGCCCCTGAGCACAGCTCTGAGTCTCGCCCTCGCGGTCCTGAGCCCCTGGAGCGACGCGGCGGGCGTCTGGACGCTTCCCGGCGGAGCCGCCCTGCGCTGGATCGGCCTCGGCATCTACACCATCGGCGGCGTGCTCATGGTCTGGGCTCCCCTGCATCTGGGCGCGCTGTTCAGCATCCGCGTGACCATTCAGGAGAGCCACCACCTCGTCACCGACGGTCCATACACGCTGCTGCGCCATCCCCGCTACGCGGGCTGCGTGTACTGGGGCCTGGCCCTGCCCCTGGTCTTTCTTTCCCTGCCCGGGCTCATCGCCGCCCTGCTCTACTCCCTGACCTTCGTCTGGCGCATCCGCGACGAGGAGCTCCTCCTCGCCGAACACTTCGGAGACGCGTGGAGGTCATACGCCCGCAGAACGAAACGCCTCATCCCGTATGTTCTCTAG
- a CDS encoding TonB-dependent receptor: MRQKPTHGKLLTVLAALAWLALPRGVALADSAQDKTEATQLDAVVVTAQKVKQDIIKAPVSVTAVGAEEIEALGLDNLDELPALVPNLNFQKFGAHFTEFNYRGIGGVTTMSKTWNVNFDGATLPYVGLDSLYDVDRIEVLRGGQGALYGRNTNAGTINVFTPEPSFTPGGKFDVSYGTYGQASAKGAVDAPLNDVLSMRLSAWRSSEDGFIKNDTLDKDDAGSSWQNGLHVKLLARPDEETDMTLAVLLDEYSADSPWMNMANGRSLHSQSNDEGSDEGGLATGMFTLNRDLDFGRFTSITAFSQSRYDLRTDMDATATDFMILGYREDFNTLTHEMRMSSPEDNGPWRWLGGLFLLHEESDYHTDISGLFSTPGASSSKAALDTNSIAGFGQLGWRFLPDWELTGGLRMGYERRKFDWTNQDTGQDFEESRGWTSILPSASLSWEFTPRQTAYASASRGYRSGDFTANETNTATLLANPVVEPEYTWTYELGYKAEFLDRTLRLNTAVFYIEWDDMQVTAITSGGIQVRQNAAKSHSTGAEAEVQWLPIAGLTVFGQGGFIDAVFDEYEPMTGGDPSGNCIPNTPEYSFGGGMLYEHPSGVFAGFDITRYGKKYLNELNTLTQEPYTLVNAKIGYRYENWHVALVGKNLGDERYVVRSYQFMPGIAPAVMAAPLTCAVELGAEF, translated from the coding sequence GTGCGACAGAAACCAACCCACGGGAAATTGCTGACGGTCCTCGCCGCCCTCGCCTGGCTCGCCCTGCCGCGCGGCGTCGCCCTGGCCGATTCCGCCCAGGACAAGACCGAGGCCACCCAACTCGACGCCGTCGTGGTCACGGCCCAAAAGGTCAAGCAGGACATCATCAAGGCGCCGGTAAGCGTCACGGCGGTGGGGGCGGAAGAAATCGAGGCTCTCGGCCTGGACAACCTCGACGAACTGCCCGCCCTGGTGCCCAACCTGAACTTCCAGAAATTCGGTGCCCACTTCACGGAGTTCAACTACCGGGGCATCGGCGGCGTGACGACCATGTCCAAGACCTGGAACGTCAACTTTGATGGCGCGACCCTGCCCTACGTGGGCCTGGACTCGCTCTACGACGTGGATCGCATCGAGGTCCTGCGCGGCGGCCAGGGCGCTCTCTACGGTCGCAACACCAACGCGGGCACCATCAACGTCTTCACCCCCGAGCCGTCATTCACGCCCGGAGGCAAGTTCGACGTGTCCTACGGAACCTATGGTCAGGCATCGGCCAAGGGCGCGGTGGACGCGCCGCTGAACGACGTGCTCAGCATGCGTCTGTCCGCCTGGCGGAGCTCCGAGGACGGATTCATCAAAAACGACACCCTCGACAAGGACGACGCGGGTTCGTCCTGGCAGAACGGCCTGCACGTAAAACTCCTGGCCCGACCGGACGAGGAGACGGACATGACCCTGGCCGTGCTCCTGGACGAGTACAGCGCGGACTCGCCATGGATGAACATGGCGAACGGCCGGAGCCTCCATTCCCAAAGCAACGACGAGGGCAGCGACGAGGGAGGCTTGGCCACGGGCATGTTCACCCTGAACCGCGATCTGGATTTCGGCCGGTTCACGAGCATCACGGCCTTTTCCCAGTCGCGCTACGACCTGCGGACCGACATGGACGCCACGGCCACGGACTTCATGATTCTGGGCTACCGGGAGGATTTCAACACCCTGACGCACGAGATGCGCATGTCCTCCCCCGAGGACAACGGCCCCTGGCGCTGGCTGGGCGGCCTGTTCCTGCTGCACGAGGAATCCGACTACCATACGGACATCTCGGGCCTGTTCAGCACGCCCGGAGCCTCCTCGTCCAAGGCAGCGCTGGACACAAACAGCATCGCGGGCTTCGGCCAGCTGGGCTGGCGCTTCCTGCCGGATTGGGAACTCACCGGCGGCCTGCGCATGGGCTACGAGCGCCGCAAGTTCGACTGGACCAACCAGGACACCGGGCAGGACTTCGAGGAAAGCCGGGGTTGGACCAGCATCCTGCCCAGCGCGTCGCTGTCTTGGGAATTCACGCCCAGGCAGACCGCCTACGCCTCGGCAAGCCGGGGTTACCGCTCCGGGGACTTCACGGCCAACGAGACCAACACCGCCACGCTCCTGGCCAACCCCGTGGTGGAGCCCGAATACACCTGGACTTACGAACTGGGCTACAAGGCCGAGTTCCTGGACCGCACCCTGCGCCTGAACACCGCCGTGTTCTACATCGAATGGGACGACATGCAGGTCACGGCCATCACCTCGGGCGGCATACAGGTGCGCCAGAACGCGGCAAAAAGCCACAGCACCGGCGCCGAGGCCGAGGTGCAATGGCTGCCGATCGCGGGGCTGACCGTCTTCGGACAGGGAGGATTCATCGACGCGGTGTTCGACGAGTACGAGCCCATGACCGGCGGCGATCCTTCCGGCAATTGCATCCCCAACACCCCGGAATATTCCTTCGGCGGAGGCATGCTCTACGAACACCCCTCGGGGGTCTTCGCGGGCTTCGACATCACCCGCTACGGGAAAAAGTACCTGAACGAACTGAACACGCTGACCCAGGAGCCTTACACCCTGGTCAACGCCAAGATCGGCTACCGCTACGAAAACTGGCACGTGGCCCTGGTGGGCAAGAACCTCGGCGATGAACGATATGTCGTCCGGTCCTACCAATTCATGCCCGGCATCGCACCGGCGGTGATGGCGGCGCCCCTCACCTGCGCCGTGGAATTGGGCGCGGAATTCTGA
- a CDS encoding FeoA family protein: MHERTLARMAEGEHALIREIHVPDPERVRLFGLGVLPGVNITVLRNGRRALIVEAARTCLVLARPLAESILMEEA, from the coding sequence ATGCACGAAAGAACACTGGCCCGGATGGCCGAGGGCGAACACGCCCTGATCCGCGAGATCCACGTGCCGGATCCCGAGCGCGTCCGCCTTTTCGGCCTGGGCGTCTTGCCCGGCGTGAACATCACCGTGCTGCGCAACGGCCGCCGCGCCCTCATCGTGGAAGCCGCGCGCACCTGCCTGGTCCTGGCCCGCCCCCTGGCGGAATCCATCCTGATGGAGGAAGCATGA